Proteins encoded together in one Labilibaculum sp. DW002 window:
- a CDS encoding sulfite exporter TauE/SafE family protein: protein MDLLEPIFIVVAGVFAGFLNVVAGGGSLITLPLLIFLGLPPTIANGTNRIAILAQNSFSVAKFNQKGISSYPYSIYLGISALIGSTIGALLVVDIDEELFKRILAVVMVCVAALILFNSKAAEIAKGERMEFKNQMWGVISFFFIGIYGGFLHAGIGFIIILALTKINGFSLVKTNSIKVTVALVYTIAAVGVFIYKDAIDWKYALILAVGNSIGGYLGTVFSVNKGDKWIKRILLVTILVLAVKLWFY from the coding sequence ATGGATTTATTGGAACCAATTTTTATTGTGGTAGCGGGTGTTTTTGCAGGATTTTTAAATGTTGTCGCCGGAGGAGGATCATTAATAACCTTGCCACTTCTTATTTTTTTAGGATTACCTCCAACCATTGCCAATGGAACCAACAGAATTGCCATTTTGGCTCAAAATAGTTTTTCCGTTGCAAAATTTAATCAAAAGGGTATAAGTTCTTATCCCTATAGTATTTATTTGGGAATATCTGCCTTAATCGGATCAACCATAGGTGCTCTTCTTGTTGTTGATATTGATGAAGAACTGTTTAAACGAATTCTTGCTGTTGTTATGGTTTGTGTGGCTGCTTTAATTCTTTTTAATAGCAAAGCTGCAGAAATCGCAAAGGGTGAAAGAATGGAATTTAAAAACCAAATGTGGGGTGTAATCAGTTTTTTTTTTATTGGTATTTATGGCGGATTTTTACACGCAGGTATTGGGTTTATTATCATTCTGGCACTTACTAAAATAAATGGTTTTTCTTTGGTGAAAACCAACAGTATTAAGGTGACTGTAGCTTTAGTTTATACCATTGCGGCGGTTGGTGTTTTTATTTATAAAGATGCCATCGATTGGAAATATGCGCTAATTCTTGCAGTAGGAAACTCTATAGGAGGATATTTAGGAACGGTGTTTTCTGTAAATAAAGGGGATAAGTGGATCAAAAGAATTTTGTTAGTAACCATATTGGTTTTAGCGGTAAAGTTGTGGTTTTACTAA
- a CDS encoding alginate lyase family protein yields the protein MSKLKIYILLVVFVAISSCAVSQSHPKLILTQKGVTEIRAQLNQLPVLQSSVQKAVSFVEEEMEKGIDVPVPKDMAGGYTHNRHKKNFLVMQKAGVLFQITEEEKYAVFVRDMLLSYAKMYPTLGLHPANRSYAPGKIFWQNLNDANWLVYTSQAYDCIYDWLSLKERKKLEKDLFRPFADHLSVDSPQFYNRVHNHSTWGNAAVGMIGLVMDDQELIDRAFYGLKSDNIKADQKDNDGGLIKMQGDGKAGFFAQLDHLFSPDGYYTEGPYYQRYAMYPFVMFAEAIENCKPEVKIFDYRDGLLLKAVETLLNLTDVNGLFFPINDAQKGMSYLSRELVSSVNIVYHFGGKDSGLLSVAEKQGQVMLDDTGLSVAKAIKEGKKTNYKKRSANYKDGALGTEGALGILRAGEGDKEVCLVMKNTSQGMGHGHFDKLSFSLYDNMGEVLPDYGCARYVNIEQKFGGGYLKENNTWAKQTVAHNTLVVNGESHFGGSTDTGNKFHSDPFVFDATNENIQIVSAKELNAYPGVEMHRTLALITNENFEKPLLLDVFRATSDKENQYELPYNFFGQLLSTNYKYELPEVLKPMGDAHGYQHLRLEAEGQSETNNAKLTWFVNDRFYSITSFVSTDDKLQLVRSGANDPKFNLRRDPAFFIKKNPQKNALFVSVVEAHGKYDRVTEFADNAFSSISKVDVLVDSEDYTAVSFQDKKENSWMLILANKDASKGAKHELQINGADFKWNGAFHFVLSK from the coding sequence ATGAGTAAATTGAAAATATATATTCTATTAGTAGTGTTTGTTGCGATAAGCAGTTGTGCTGTTTCTCAATCACATCCTAAGTTAATTTTAACTCAGAAGGGTGTGACTGAAATCAGAGCACAATTGAATCAATTACCAGTGCTTCAATCTTCAGTTCAAAAGGCTGTAAGTTTTGTTGAGGAGGAAATGGAAAAGGGAATTGATGTACCAGTGCCAAAAGATATGGCTGGTGGATATACTCACAATCGTCACAAGAAAAACTTTTTGGTGATGCAAAAAGCAGGAGTTCTTTTTCAAATTACTGAAGAAGAAAAATACGCTGTTTTTGTTCGTGATATGTTACTATCATACGCAAAAATGTATCCTACTTTAGGATTGCATCCTGCAAACAGATCATACGCACCAGGTAAAATATTCTGGCAGAATTTAAATGATGCAAACTGGTTGGTTTATACAAGTCAAGCTTATGATTGTATCTACGATTGGTTGTCATTAAAAGAAAGAAAAAAATTAGAGAAAGATCTTTTCCGTCCTTTCGCAGATCATTTATCTGTTGATTCGCCACAATTCTATAATCGCGTTCACAACCATAGTACTTGGGGAAATGCTGCGGTTGGAATGATTGGTTTAGTAATGGATGATCAGGAATTGATTGATCGAGCCTTTTATGGTTTGAAATCAGATAATATAAAAGCAGATCAGAAGGATAATGATGGTGGATTGATTAAAATGCAAGGTGACGGTAAAGCCGGTTTCTTTGCGCAATTAGACCATTTGTTCTCACCTGACGGATATTATACCGAAGGACCATATTACCAACGTTACGCCATGTATCCTTTTGTGATGTTTGCTGAAGCGATTGAAAATTGTAAGCCTGAAGTAAAAATATTTGACTATCGCGATGGTCTTTTGCTTAAAGCAGTGGAAACTTTATTGAACCTTACCGATGTGAACGGTTTGTTCTTCCCAATTAATGATGCTCAAAAAGGAATGTCGTACTTGTCTAGAGAATTGGTTTCTTCTGTAAATATCGTTTATCATTTTGGTGGTAAAGATTCAGGATTGTTATCGGTTGCCGAAAAACAAGGACAGGTAATGTTAGATGATACCGGTTTATCTGTAGCGAAGGCAATAAAAGAAGGAAAGAAAACAAATTATAAAAAAAGATCTGCAAATTATAAAGATGGCGCTTTAGGAACAGAAGGAGCTTTGGGAATTCTTCGCGCTGGTGAAGGTGATAAGGAAGTTTGTTTGGTCATGAAAAATACTTCTCAAGGAATGGGACATGGTCATTTCGATAAATTGTCGTTCTCCTTATACGATAATATGGGCGAAGTATTGCCTGATTATGGTTGTGCAAGATATGTGAATATCGAGCAAAAATTTGGTGGCGGATACCTGAAAGAAAACAATACATGGGCAAAACAAACAGTAGCTCACAATACACTTGTAGTTAATGGAGAATCTCATTTTGGAGGAAGTACCGATACAGGAAATAAATTTCATTCTGATCCTTTTGTATTTGATGCTACGAATGAAAATATTCAGATTGTTAGTGCAAAAGAATTGAATGCTTATCCAGGAGTGGAAATGCACAGAACTCTTGCTTTAATTACTAATGAAAATTTTGAAAAGCCTCTGTTATTAGACGTTTTTCGTGCAACATCAGATAAGGAGAATCAATACGAATTACCATATAATTTCTTTGGTCAGTTGTTATCCACAAACTATAAATACGAGCTGCCTGAGGTATTAAAGCCAATGGGTGATGCTCATGGTTATCAGCATTTGCGATTAGAAGCAGAAGGACAATCAGAAACAAATAATGCGAAACTAACATGGTTTGTAAATGATCGTTTTTATTCCATTACAAGTTTTGTGAGTACCGATGATAAATTACAATTGGTACGTTCTGGTGCTAACGATCCGAAGTTTAACCTTCGCAGAGATCCTGCTTTTTTCATTAAGAAAAATCCACAGAAAAATGCGCTGTTTGTTTCAGTAGTAGAAGCACACGGAAAATATGATAGAGTAACTGAATTTGCTGATAATGCTTTTAGCAGCATTTCGAAAGTTGATGTTTTAGTGGACTCGGAAGATTATACAGCAGTCTCTTTTCAAGATAAAAAGGAGAACAGTTGGATGTTGATTCTTGCAAATAAAGATGCTAGCAAAGGAGCTAAGCATGAATTGCAGATTAATGGAGCAGATTTCAAATGGAATGGAGCTTTTCACTTTGTTCTGTCCAAATAA
- a CDS encoding cupin domain-containing protein, whose translation MGNQNERQKYFTSKEMKWEDLGGGVQRQFLGYDNQIMMVKVKFEKGALGAPHEHFHTQSTYCASGKFEFTIDGVVKIVEAGDGVYISPNLLHSATCLEEGILIDVFSPVREDFLDGSGVSYFGK comes from the coding sequence ATGGGAAATCAAAACGAAAGACAAAAATACTTTACGTCTAAAGAGATGAAATGGGAAGATCTTGGAGGTGGAGTTCAACGCCAGTTTTTAGGCTACGATAACCAGATTATGATGGTGAAAGTGAAATTTGAAAAAGGTGCTCTTGGTGCGCCGCATGAGCATTTTCATACACAATCTACTTATTGTGCAAGTGGTAAATTCGAATTTACTATTGATGGTGTCGTAAAGATAGTAGAGGCTGGAGATGGAGTTTATATTTCTCCTAATTTATTGCACTCTGCAACCTGTTTGGAAGAAGGAATTTTGATAGATGTATTCAGTCCAGTTCGTGAAGATTTCTTAGATGGTAGTGGCGTTTCCTACTTTGGAAAATAA
- a CDS encoding FadR/GntR family transcriptional regulator, with the protein MDLLDNFKTIEVETPVDKIIRQIRGLIVSGYLNPGDKLPSERKLSEKLGVGRTYIRDAIKKLEFFGILTTHPQSGVVVNGTNISAMEGLFSNIMKIERPDFFSLVETRVNMEIFSVRSAAERRTEEDLEALEKALEAYEDKARDNLPAENEDFLFHLKIAEASHNAVVKTMMLIILPDILAIYRKENVCGKEVMEGTSREHRAILDAVIERDADKAALLMTKHLHKVLEFSKRIL; encoded by the coding sequence ATGGACTTATTAGATAATTTTAAGACGATCGAGGTGGAAACACCTGTTGATAAAATTATTCGTCAGATTAGAGGTTTAATTGTTTCGGGATATTTAAATCCTGGGGATAAATTACCTTCAGAACGAAAGCTCTCAGAAAAGCTTGGGGTCGGCAGAACCTATATCAGAGATGCGATCAAAAAATTAGAGTTTTTTGGAATATTGACGACACATCCACAATCGGGTGTTGTGGTTAACGGCACCAATATTTCAGCTATGGAAGGTCTATTTTCTAATATCATGAAAATAGAACGACCAGATTTCTTTTCTTTAGTTGAGACTAGAGTGAACATGGAGATATTCTCTGTACGATCAGCTGCAGAAAGAAGAACGGAAGAAGATTTAGAAGCATTAGAAAAAGCATTAGAAGCATATGAAGATAAGGCTAGAGATAACCTACCTGCTGAAAATGAAGATTTTCTATTTCATTTAAAGATTGCTGAAGCTAGTCACAATGCAGTTGTGAAAACCATGATGTTGATCATTTTACCAGATATCTTAGCGATTTATCGAAAAGAGAACGTTTGTGGAAAAGAAGTGATGGAGGGAACCTCCCGAGAACATAGAGCTATTTTGGATGCTGTAATAGAGCGAGATGCTGATAAAGCTGCCTTATTAATGACGAAACATTTGCATAAGGTATTAGAGTTTAGTAAAAGAATATTGTAG
- a CDS encoding SDR family NAD(P)-dependent oxidoreductase — protein sequence MSVEGKVAVVTGATGGIGFQVAKRLGKDGYTVVLNGIEDEAGAKRVEELTAEGITAEYYGFDVTSDDAVTANINKIGEKYGKIDLLVNNAGGLGGRSRFEEMTTEFYRFVMALNLDSVFFASRAAIPFLKKGENASIINYTSNAGWNAGGPGAGIYGTSKAGVHAITRALAKDLAEYGIRVNAVSPGTIDTPFHAQIKATKPEVFASWKNNIMLGRIGQPEEVASVVSFLASDNASFITAETIQIGGGQALGI from the coding sequence ATGTCAGTAGAAGGAAAAGTAGCTGTCGTTACAGGTGCAACCGGAGGAATTGGTTTCCAAGTAGCAAAAAGATTAGGTAAAGATGGATACACCGTAGTTTTAAACGGCATAGAGGATGAAGCTGGAGCTAAAAGAGTAGAAGAGCTTACTGCAGAGGGAATTACGGCAGAGTATTATGGGTTTGATGTTACAAGCGATGACGCTGTAACTGCGAATATTAATAAAATCGGAGAGAAATACGGTAAAATTGATCTACTGGTAAACAATGCAGGTGGATTAGGTGGAAGATCTAGATTTGAAGAAATGACAACTGAATTTTACAGATTTGTTATGGCTTTAAACCTTGATTCAGTATTTTTTGCTTCAAGAGCGGCTATTCCTTTCCTTAAAAAAGGAGAAAATGCTTCCATCATAAATTATACTTCAAATGCAGGTTGGAATGCAGGTGGACCAGGAGCTGGTATTTATGGAACATCTAAAGCAGGAGTTCATGCAATTACAAGAGCATTAGCAAAAGATTTAGCTGAATATGGAATTAGAGTGAATGCAGTATCTCCTGGTACAATTGATACTCCATTCCACGCCCAAATTAAAGCAACTAAGCCAGAAGTATTTGCTTCTTGGAAAAATAATATCATGTTAGGAAGAATAGGTCAGCCAGAAGAAGTTGCTTCAGTTGTATCTTTCTTAGCAAGTGATAATGCATCATTCATTACAGCTGAAACGATCCAGATTGGTGGAGGTCAAGCTTTAGGAATTTAA
- a CDS encoding MFS transporter → MKLKGLRWLIIGLIFLATVINYIDRSALAIMWGNENVDGSISQSLGLTKDHYSYILNIFMVAYALGQLFTGKIFDKVGTRIGYVLSIGVWGLSSFLHSTVRGFLSISIFRSLLGFSEAGNWPGGVKSNAEWFPIKERAIAQGLFNAGASIGSVIAPPFIAALFVAFGWRITFMVVGSFGMIWIIPWLLINKAGPKKHPWITEEEQKYIIEGQSIADQNATEETKGKSLKEILSHKESWAIVIGRFFLEPIWWLFVGWMPIYLFDVYGFNVKEVGMFAWVPYVGAAIGSIAGGYVSGKIIAKTNSIDKGRKTTILIGGVIMLFGLIATVLFADSAEAFVAIVFFVLFGFQFAISNVQTLPSDFFSGKSVGSLAGLGGMVGVFSVIVMNFLIPIVAEVSYTPIFIAIAVFVPLGVGAIYYFARNIQSVEK, encoded by the coding sequence ATGAAGTTAAAAGGTTTAAGATGGTTGATTATTGGGCTTATATTTTTAGCTACAGTTATCAATTATATCGATAGAAGTGCTCTAGCCATCATGTGGGGTAATGAAAATGTTGATGGCTCAATTTCTCAGTCGTTAGGTTTAACCAAAGATCACTACAGCTATATATTAAACATATTTATGGTAGCCTACGCTTTAGGGCAGTTGTTTACCGGTAAGATTTTTGATAAAGTAGGTACTCGTATTGGATATGTATTATCAATTGGTGTGTGGGGACTTTCTTCTTTCTTACATTCAACGGTACGTGGATTTCTATCCATTAGTATATTCCGTAGTTTATTGGGGTTTTCAGAAGCAGGAAACTGGCCAGGAGGTGTTAAAAGTAATGCTGAATGGTTTCCAATTAAAGAAAGAGCTATTGCACAAGGATTATTTAATGCAGGAGCATCTATTGGTTCTGTAATTGCACCACCATTTATTGCAGCTTTATTCGTTGCCTTTGGATGGAGAATTACATTTATGGTTGTTGGTTCTTTTGGAATGATTTGGATTATTCCTTGGTTATTAATTAACAAAGCAGGGCCTAAAAAACACCCTTGGATTACGGAAGAAGAGCAAAAGTATATTATCGAAGGTCAAAGTATAGCTGACCAAAATGCAACAGAAGAAACAAAAGGAAAAAGCTTAAAAGAAATTCTTTCGCATAAAGAGTCTTGGGCAATTGTTATTGGTCGTTTCTTTTTAGAGCCAATTTGGTGGTTATTTGTTGGTTGGATGCCAATTTACCTATTTGATGTGTACGGATTCAACGTAAAAGAAGTAGGTATGTTTGCTTGGGTACCTTATGTAGGTGCTGCCATTGGTAGTATTGCTGGAGGTTATGTTTCAGGTAAAATTATTGCCAAAACAAATTCAATAGATAAAGGTAGGAAAACAACCATTTTAATTGGTGGTGTTATCATGCTGTTCGGATTAATAGCTACTGTGTTGTTTGCAGATTCGGCAGAAGCATTTGTTGCAATTGTATTCTTTGTATTGTTTGGATTTCAGTTTGCAATTAGTAATGTACAAACATTACCAAGTGACTTTTTTAGTGGTAAATCAGTAGGATCATTAGCTGGTCTTGGTGGAATGGTAGGAGTATTCTCAGTAATTGTAATGAACTTCTTAATTCCTATAGTTGCAGAAGTTTCCTATACGCCAATATTTATTGCAATAGCAGTTTTTGTACCACTAGGCGTTGGAGCAATTTATTACTTCGCAAGAAATATACAATCAGTAGAAAAGTAA
- a CDS encoding bifunctional 4-hydroxy-2-oxoglutarate aldolase/2-dehydro-3-deoxy-phosphogluconate aldolase, with protein sequence MAQFSRIEVALKMEETGIVPVFFHKDIEICKKVVKACYDGGIRVFEFTNRGDFAHEVFAELIKWSILNTPEMILGIGSIVDPGTTSLYIQLGANFVVSPVLNPEMAKVCNRRKILWSPGCGSLSDISYAEELGAEVCKIFPGSSVGGPDFVKAIKGPCPWSSIMPTGGVTPDEENLTEWIKSGVTCVGMGSQLIGKDIIENDRYEELTQTSKRALKLVRELKKEK encoded by the coding sequence ATGGCACAGTTTTCTCGAATTGAGGTTGCATTAAAGATGGAAGAAACGGGTATTGTTCCTGTTTTCTTTCACAAAGATATTGAGATTTGTAAAAAAGTTGTAAAAGCTTGTTACGATGGAGGAATTCGAGTTTTTGAATTCACAAATCGAGGCGATTTTGCTCATGAAGTGTTTGCTGAATTGATTAAATGGTCAATTCTTAATACTCCAGAGATGATTCTGGGTATTGGTTCTATTGTGGATCCAGGTACAACATCCTTGTACATTCAATTGGGAGCAAATTTTGTCGTTTCTCCAGTATTAAATCCAGAAATGGCAAAAGTTTGTAATCGAAGAAAAATATTATGGTCGCCTGGTTGTGGAAGCTTAAGCGATATTAGTTATGCTGAAGAGTTAGGCGCTGAGGTTTGTAAAATATTCCCAGGTTCTTCTGTGGGAGGCCCTGATTTTGTAAAAGCGATAAAAGGTCCTTGTCCTTGGTCTTCAATAATGCCTACAGGTGGTGTTACTCCAGATGAAGAGAACCTTACAGAATGGATCAAATCAGGTGTAACTTGTGTAGGAATGGGTTCTCAATTGATTGGTAAGGATATTATTGAGAATGATCGTTACGAGGAACTAACTCAAACTTCAAAGCGAGCATTAAAGCTTGTTAGGGAATTAAAAAAGGAAAAATAG
- a CDS encoding sugar kinase — protein MSQRVISFGEIMLRLSTPGYQRFNQVSEFVATYGGGEANVAVSLANYGIKSEFVTRLPQNDIGRTCAMELRKYGVGIDQIIYGGDRLGIYFLETGAVSRGSKVVYDRAHSAISEIELGMIDWNKVFEGANWFHWTGITPAISQGAADVCLEAIKAANERGITVSCDLNYRKNLWNYGKTAGEIMPALVAGTDIVLGNEEDAEKVLGVKPKGVDVTGGRVDADAYLSVSKQIMKQFPRCKKVITTLRGSINANHNSWSGVLWDGKTLFESPTYQITHIVDRVGGGDSFMGGLIYGLLTWPEDDQKALNFAVAASCLKHTIFGDFNQVGVDEVEKLMDGDASGRVAR, from the coding sequence ATGAGTCAAAGAGTTATTAGTTTCGGAGAAATCATGTTGCGTTTATCTACGCCTGGATATCAAAGATTCAATCAAGTTTCTGAGTTTGTTGCAACTTACGGAGGAGGAGAAGCTAATGTCGCAGTTTCTTTAGCAAATTATGGTATTAAATCAGAATTTGTAACTCGTTTGCCACAAAATGATATTGGCAGAACATGTGCCATGGAATTACGAAAGTATGGTGTTGGAATCGATCAAATTATATACGGTGGTGATCGTTTGGGTATTTACTTTTTGGAAACAGGAGCCGTTAGTCGTGGTTCTAAAGTTGTATACGATCGAGCTCATTCTGCCATTTCCGAAATTGAATTGGGAATGATCGACTGGAACAAAGTTTTTGAAGGAGCTAATTGGTTCCACTGGACTGGAATTACACCAGCTATTTCTCAGGGAGCAGCAGATGTTTGCCTTGAGGCAATTAAAGCGGCAAATGAAAGAGGGATTACCGTTTCTTGTGACTTAAATTATCGTAAAAACCTTTGGAATTACGGAAAAACAGCTGGAGAAATTATGCCTGCATTAGTTGCTGGTACTGATATTGTTTTGGGTAATGAGGAAGATGCAGAGAAAGTCTTAGGTGTTAAGCCCAAAGGTGTTGATGTGACAGGTGGTCGTGTTGATGCTGACGCATACCTTTCCGTTTCGAAACAAATTATGAAGCAATTTCCACGTTGTAAGAAAGTAATTACCACTTTAAGAGGTTCTATTAATGCCAATCACAATTCATGGTCAGGTGTGCTTTGGGATGGAAAAACTCTTTTTGAGTCTCCAACATACCAAATTACGCATATTGTTGATAGAGTAGGTGGAGGTGATTCATTTATGGGAGGATTAATTTACGGATTACTAACCTGGCCAGAAGATGATCAAAAAGCATTGAATTTTGCAGTTGCTGCTTCATGTCTTAAGCATACCATTTTTGGTGATTTTAATCAGGTGGGAGTAGACGAAGTAGAAAAATTAATGGACGGTGATGCTTCAGGAAGAGTAGCACGTTAA
- a CDS encoding chondroitinase-B domain-containing protein — protein sequence MKLFKTLTLLLFTSLILTSCGNKVENMVKNMAELKSAIDDAQPGDVIVMSNGTWTDVEIDFKANGLVDKPIVLKAETPGQVFIEGQSFLKIAGQFLEVHDLYFRNGYTPINAVIQFKSDKKNAAYDCKVVGCVIENFTQLDRTKKDHWVEFWGQRNQLLSCYIAGKSNNGPTVRAELKGNQHANCHHLIANNYFGPRPRRGGPRGETMQLGDSYTSMVPSYIEVRDNFLDRCNGEVEVISSKTNFNKFVNNVFYKCEGSLVLRHGNYATIDSNWFIGDDNSDNIGGVRVINTGHWITNNYFYNLKGNEFRSAIAIMNGIPKSPLNRYNQVTDVVIAYNSWVDCITPLQFSVGSNVNKSDVLPKSEIRSALPIRTTVANNVIYNSKTVSKDIVKYYDTPGDVDFQCNHVSETNDVKGFDGFLISEMNAISDETSIPFVEVADPNAKLFDGFDFAKIKNDIFSNNRDANHAGAICAVKDVKYNVLNMDKYGPSWFVASKGNANAKRVTVKTSEELYTSFEKANSGDTILIDADVLTLSKNIEVTKSVVVASANKDQQVRLQFTSTDQAPAFELGPGVDINLQHLIVEGTKTLNCFEPNAKDMSIAANVFVDNCTLSGFHSIYRSKKGSFTDTLKVVNSVMKNLVDGFIFDSETDDKGDYNAEFLIFENNQISDVENVFVDYHRGGYDESTIGGNFVFNNNVVKRSGKLGSNAILLKTNGIVNVQILNNEFTSIKSGFVARLWGEKNNVESGNTIKGKSKIVTDEFVTQKLMY from the coding sequence ATGAAATTGTTTAAAACTCTCACATTACTTTTATTTACTAGCCTTATTCTTACGTCTTGTGGAAATAAGGTGGAAAATATGGTGAAAAATATGGCTGAGTTAAAATCAGCTATTGATGATGCTCAACCAGGAGATGTTATTGTAATGTCGAATGGTACTTGGACAGATGTTGAAATAGATTTTAAAGCCAATGGTTTGGTCGATAAACCTATTGTTTTAAAAGCAGAAACTCCTGGGCAAGTTTTTATTGAGGGACAGTCATTTTTAAAAATAGCTGGTCAGTTTCTTGAGGTACACGATTTATACTTTCGAAACGGTTATACACCTATTAATGCTGTTATTCAGTTTAAAAGCGACAAAAAGAATGCAGCCTACGATTGTAAAGTAGTTGGTTGTGTTATTGAGAATTTTACGCAATTAGATAGAACCAAAAAAGATCATTGGGTTGAATTTTGGGGACAGCGCAATCAGCTTTTATCATGCTATATAGCTGGAAAATCTAATAATGGACCAACAGTTAGAGCTGAATTAAAAGGAAATCAACATGCAAATTGTCACCACCTTATAGCTAATAACTATTTTGGGCCACGCCCAAGAAGGGGAGGCCCTCGAGGAGAAACCATGCAATTAGGCGATAGTTACACATCAATGGTTCCTTCATATATAGAAGTTCGCGATAACTTTTTAGACAGATGTAATGGTGAGGTTGAGGTTATTTCAAGTAAAACGAATTTCAATAAATTCGTCAATAATGTTTTCTATAAGTGCGAAGGATCACTTGTTTTAAGACATGGTAATTATGCGACTATTGATTCCAACTGGTTTATTGGTGATGATAATTCTGATAACATTGGTGGAGTAAGAGTAATTAATACAGGTCATTGGATTACCAATAATTATTTCTACAATTTAAAAGGAAACGAGTTTCGCAGTGCGATTGCTATAATGAATGGGATTCCAAAATCACCATTAAACAGATACAATCAGGTTACTGATGTAGTAATTGCTTATAATAGTTGGGTAGATTGTATTACTCCATTGCAGTTTAGTGTAGGTTCTAATGTCAACAAGAGCGATGTTTTACCTAAGTCTGAGATTAGATCAGCACTTCCAATTCGAACTACAGTTGCTAATAACGTTATATATAACAGTAAAACGGTAAGTAAAGATATCGTAAAGTATTATGACACTCCAGGCGATGTTGATTTTCAGTGTAATCATGTGAGTGAAACGAATGATGTAAAAGGTTTTGATGGGTTTCTGATTTCAGAAATGAATGCTATTAGTGATGAAACAAGTATTCCATTTGTTGAGGTAGCTGATCCGAATGCTAAGCTGTTCGATGGGTTTGATTTTGCTAAAATCAAGAACGATATTTTTTCTAATAATCGTGATGCTAATCATGCAGGAGCAATTTGTGCTGTTAAGGATGTAAAATACAATGTTCTTAATATGGATAAGTATGGACCATCTTGGTTTGTAGCTTCAAAGGGTAATGCAAATGCAAAGCGTGTAACTGTTAAAACGAGTGAGGAACTTTATACTTCATTTGAAAAAGCAAATAGTGGAGATACGATCCTTATAGACGCTGATGTATTGACGCTGAGTAAAAATATTGAAGTAACCAAAAGTGTAGTTGTTGCATCTGCAAATAAAGATCAGCAGGTAAGACTGCAATTTACATCAACAGATCAAGCACCAGCTTTTGAATTAGGACCAGGTGTTGATATTAATTTACAACACCTAATTGTTGAAGGAACAAAAACGCTAAACTGTTTTGAACCTAATGCGAAAGACATGTCTATTGCTGCAAATGTATTTGTTGATAATTGCACTTTAAGTGGATTTCATTCCATCTATAGATCTAAAAAAGGTTCGTTTACAGATACTTTAAAAGTGGTTAATTCAGTAATGAAAAACTTGGTAGATGGATTCATTTTTGATTCTGAAACGGATGATAAAGGAGACTATAATGCAGAGTTTTTGATATTTGAGAACAACCAGATAAGTGACGTTGAGAATGTGTTTGTTGACTATCATAGAGGTGGTTATGATGAGTCTACCATAGGCGGAAACTTTGTATTCAATAATAATGTGGTGAAAAGATCAGGAAAGCTTGGCTCTAATGCAATTCTACTGAAAACTAATGGAATTGTTAATGTTCAGATTTTGAACAACGAGTTTACTTCAATTAAATCTGGATTCGTTGCTAGGTTGTGGGGTGAGAAAAATAATGTGGAAAGTGGAAATACAATTAAAGGAAAGTCAAAAATTGTAACAGATGAATTTGTGACCCAAAAATTAATGTACTAA